In Humulus lupulus chromosome 6, drHumLupu1.1, whole genome shotgun sequence, a single genomic region encodes these proteins:
- the LOC133785845 gene encoding uncharacterized protein LOC133785845 has translation MGRKISEKNEPTSIQIGEEKSEKSASSAAEFTQNATASVQQYAAEKLEASEQMPNYVKFFKDILTKKRRLGEFETVALTEGCSAMLKSKIPPKLKDPGSFTIPCSIGGRDVSRAICDLGASINLMPISIFKKLGIGEARPTTITLQLADRSMAHLEGKIEDVLVQVDKFIFLADFIILDYEADRDVPIILGRPFLVTGRTLIDVQKGELTMRVNDQQVTFNVFNAMKFLNEIEECSRLSVIESLVAEKFHKEVFKDGMGVSSLEDLGAISEEEETQVTWVELQQPFTKF, from the exons ATGGGGAGAAAGATAAGCGAAAAAaatgagcccacttcaatccaaattGGTGAAGAAAAGAGTGAAAAGTCAGCAAGTTCAGCTGCTGAATTTACCCAGAATGCTACAGCATCCGTTCAGCAATATGCGGCAGAAAAGT TGGAGGCCTCGGAGCAAATGCCAAATTATGTAAAGTTTTTTAAGGACATTTTGACTAAGAAAAGGAGACTTGGTGAGTTTGAAACGGTGGCCTTGACAGAAGGTTGTAGTGCCATGTTGAAGAGTAAAATTCCTCCTAAGTTGAAGGATCCGGGTAGCTTTACAATTCCTTGTTCAATTGGTGGAAGAGATGTGAGTAGAGCTATATGTGATTTGGGAGCTAGTATTAACTTAATGCCTATATCTATTTtcaagaagttgggaattggagaagcaAGGCCAACAACCATCACTTTGCAATTGGCAGATCGTTCTATGGCTCACCTggaaggaaaaattgaagatgtTCTAGTGCAAGTTGATAAGTTCATTTTCCTGGCCGATTTTATAATTCTTGACTATGAGGCGGATAgagatgttcctattattttgggtaggccatttctagtTACCGGGAGGACTTTAATTGATGTGCAAAAAGGAGAGCTTACTAtgagggtgaatgaccaacaagtGACTTTTAATGTGTTCAATGCTATGAAGTTTCTGAATGAGATTGAGGAATGCTCTCGGTTGAGTGTAATTGAGTCACTGGTAGCTGAAAAGTTCCACAAAGAAGTTTTTAAAGATGGAATGGGGGTGAGTTCACTTGAAGATCTTGGAGCCATAAGTGAAGAGGAGGAAACCCAAGTTACATGGGTAGAATTACAGCAGCCCTTTACCAAATTTTGA